The Microbacterium sp. Nx66 genome contains a region encoding:
- a CDS encoding DUF2520 domain-containing protein gives MVRDGRLGVGIIGAGRVGPVIGAALAGAGHAIVGITSGSDDERASAVLPGVPVLETQEVVRRSELVILAVPSAELSALVSGIAELGGWQIGQLVLHTDPAQGIEVLRPVAERGAIPLAVHPAITFTGTSIDLRQLQAGFAAVTAPAAVLPIAQALAVEMGCEPVVIAEADRAAYADAIATATEFSRSIIGQSTSRLREIGVENPGGFLSALVQSTVERALRDASDPPPLV, from the coding sequence GTGGTGCGCGACGGCCGTCTCGGCGTCGGCATCATCGGCGCGGGGCGGGTCGGACCGGTCATCGGCGCGGCGCTGGCCGGGGCCGGGCACGCGATCGTCGGGATCACCAGCGGGTCGGACGACGAGCGTGCGTCGGCGGTGCTCCCCGGCGTCCCGGTGCTGGAGACGCAGGAGGTGGTGCGGCGGTCCGAACTGGTGATCCTCGCGGTCCCTTCCGCTGAGCTGTCGGCCCTGGTCTCGGGCATCGCCGAGCTCGGCGGGTGGCAGATCGGCCAGCTCGTCCTCCACACCGATCCGGCACAGGGCATCGAGGTCCTGCGCCCGGTGGCGGAGCGCGGCGCCATCCCGTTGGCGGTGCATCCGGCGATCACGTTCACCGGGACCTCGATCGATCTCCGGCAGTTGCAGGCAGGATTCGCGGCGGTCACCGCTCCCGCCGCCGTGCTTCCGATCGCCCAGGCGCTGGCCGTCGAGATGGGGTGCGAACCGGTCGTCATCGCGGAGGCCGACCGTGCCGCCTATGCCGACGCGATCGCCACGGCCACGGAGTTCTCCCGTTCGATCATCGGACAGTCGACCTCGCGGCTCCGGGAGATCGGGGTCGAGAATCCGGGCGGCTTCCTGTCGGCCTTGGTGCAGTCGACCGTCGAGCGGGCGTTGCGCGACGCCTCGGACCCGCCACCTCTCGTCTGA